In Lactobacillus sp. PV012, one genomic interval encodes:
- a CDS encoding lactate oxidase codes for MSITNGYYQSDNERKINILNLPSLEKEAQEIIPEGGFGYITSGAENEWTLNENTRAFNDVKIMPRVLSNVENPSTETEVFGIKMSMPIMMSPAAAQGLAHTRGEMATAEGMAKAGTIMAQSTYGNTTIADTAAAGKGAPQFFQLYMSKDWDVNKALLDEAVKAGVKAIIVTVDATVGGYREADIRTGFQFPLPMANLEKYAKDSGTGKGIGEIYAAGAQKIGPEDIKKIVEYVNLPVIVKGIQDPDDADAAIAAGAQGVWVSNHGGRQLDGGPASFSVLEEVSKRVNKRVPVFFDSGIRRGSHVFKALASGADVVALARPVIYGLALGGAQGVQSVMEHLNNEFKTVMQLAGTKDVEAVKNAKLIK; via the coding sequence ATGTCAATTACAAATGGATACTATCAATCAGATAATGAACGCAAAATTAATATTCTTAATCTCCCTTCATTAGAAAAAGAAGCACAAGAAATTATTCCAGAAGGTGGTTTTGGTTACATCACTAGTGGTGCTGAAAATGAATGGACTTTAAATGAAAATACACGTGCATTCAATGATGTAAAAATTATGCCAAGAGTACTTTCTAATGTTGAAAATCCATCTACTGAAACTGAAGTATTTGGTATTAAGATGAGTATGCCAATTATGATGTCACCAGCAGCAGCTCAAGGTTTGGCCCATACTCGTGGTGAAATGGCAACTGCTGAAGGGATGGCTAAGGCAGGCACCATTATGGCACAAAGTACTTACGGAAATACAACAATTGCTGATACTGCAGCTGCTGGAAAAGGTGCACCACAATTTTTCCAATTATATATGAGCAAAGATTGGGATGTAAATAAAGCCTTACTTGATGAAGCAGTAAAAGCAGGAGTCAAAGCAATTATTGTAACAGTTGATGCAACTGTTGGTGGATATCGAGAAGCTGACATTAGAACAGGTTTCCAATTCCCACTTCCAATGGCAAACTTAGAAAAATATGCTAAGGATTCTGGAACTGGTAAAGGAATTGGTGAAATTTATGCAGCTGGTGCACAAAAAATTGGTCCAGAAGATATTAAAAAGATTGTAGAATATGTAAATCTTCCAGTTATTGTCAAAGGAATTCAAGATCCAGATGATGCTGATGCAGCAATTGCCGCAGGTGCTCAAGGTGTTTGGGTTTCTAACCATGGTGGCCGTCAACTTGATGGTGGTCCAGCTTCATTCAGCGTCTTGGAAGAAGTTTCAAAACGTGTAAATAAACGAGTACCAGTATTCTTTGATAGTGGAATTCGTCGCGGATCTCATGTCTTTAAAGCTTTAGCAAGTGGTGCAGATGTAGTTGCGTTGGCTCGTCCAGTAATTTATGGGTTAGCTCTTGGTGGTGCCCAAGGTGTCCAAAGTGTAATGGAACACTTAAATAATGAATTCAAAACAGTAATGCAATTAGCAGGAACAAAAGATGTTGAAGCTGTAAAGAATGCTAAACTAATTAAGTAG
- a CDS encoding Fic family protein, translating into MKYPDLYHLTIDQNKRLAKQNITRLVYTNSRFEGLTTTLPQTQTIIDGMGVRGVSTDDIETILQLKRGWEFVINTSELPSVELEEKINKIVALHDALVPGEIRTGNSMVALTNDETFIPTIPNVEQEKNYLISILHSNNMSTTDKAMTVMYHDMRAKIFWDGNKRTATIFANKIMIDGGAGLINIPLDKWEEWNDLLSDFYQTNEMDQLKEWTYKNAIQGVVLK; encoded by the coding sequence TTGAAATATCCCGATCTGTATCATCTCACGATAGATCAAAATAAAAGACTTGCTAAACAAAATATTACCCGATTAGTCTATACTAATTCTAGATTTGAAGGATTAACTACCACGCTTCCTCAAACACAAACTATTATTGATGGCATGGGAGTGAGGGGAGTTTCTACTGATGATATTGAAACTATTCTTCAATTAAAAAGAGGCTGGGAATTTGTAATCAATACTAGTGAACTTCCTTCAGTAGAATTAGAAGAAAAAATTAATAAAATTGTAGCTTTACATGATGCGCTAGTACCAGGTGAAATTAGAACTGGGAATAGTATGGTGGCTCTTACAAATGATGAGACCTTTATTCCTACCATTCCTAATGTTGAACAAGAAAAGAATTATTTAATTAGTATTTTGCATTCAAATAATATGAGTACAACTGATAAGGCGATGACAGTTATGTACCACGATATGCGTGCAAAGATATTTTGGGATGGAAATAAAAGAACTGCAACAATTTTTGCCAATAAAATTATGATTGATGGTGGAGCTGGATTAATAAATATTCCCCTTGATAAATGGGAAGAGTGGAATGATTTGTTAAGTGATTTTTATCAGACTAATGAAATGGATCAATTAAAAGAGTGGACCTATAAGAATGCGATTCAAGGGGTGGTTTTGAAATAA
- a CDS encoding Rrf2 family transcriptional regulator — protein MANTRLSDLLQILVYLKVHDGEKITSQRLASSLNTNPSLVRSMLVQLRSAGLLESVKGKPHLVKDLNKVTVFDVYQAIEPQKNLLQVDNNTSQVCSVGVAFPEVLDKHYQEVQKLANEKMKQVTLQQLVNETKENIDLHQKIH, from the coding sequence ATGGCAAATACTCGCTTAAGTGATTTATTGCAAATTTTAGTTTATCTCAAAGTACATGATGGAGAAAAAATAACTAGCCAAAGGTTAGCTAGCAGTTTGAATACTAATCCAAGTTTGGTAAGAAGTATGTTAGTGCAGTTACGAAGTGCAGGTTTATTAGAATCGGTTAAAGGCAAACCACACCTAGTAAAGGATTTAAATAAAGTTACTGTATTTGATGTTTATCAGGCAATTGAACCTCAGAAAAATTTGCTACAAGTTGATAATAATACTTCACAAGTTTGTAGTGTTGGTGTAGCATTTCCGGAAGTTTTAGATAAGCATTATCAAGAGGTGCAGAAACTTGCTAACGAAAAAATGAAACAAGTTACTCTTCAACAACTTGTTAATGAAACTAAAGAAAATATTGATCTCCATCAAAAAATCCATTAA